Proteins encoded within one genomic window of Elusimicrobiota bacterium:
- a CDS encoding segregation/condensation protein A codes for MEYGVKLEVFEGPLDLLLHLIQKNDLDIYDIPISKITSDYLAYLELMKQLNLEVAGEFLVMAATLMRIKSKMLLPVTETDKDDEELVDPRDELVKRLLEYKKFKAASTKLRTSLDAQKDIFYRKVKPEFTEDDFGLEVTLFDLLDAFRNVLEKAQTVSKEIIKEEYTIEEKIRVILSFLEGKRFVSFYTIFSETETRLSVIVTFLALLELIKIGQVYVRQNQMFSEIRIYRRTQMSADMNADVRR; via the coding sequence ATGGAATATGGAGTAAAGTTAGAAGTTTTTGAAGGTCCGTTGGACCTTTTGTTACATCTCATCCAAAAAAACGATTTAGATATTTACGATATTCCTATTTCTAAAATCACATCAGATTATCTCGCATATCTTGAACTGATGAAACAATTAAATTTAGAGGTCGCGGGCGAGTTCCTGGTAATGGCTGCAACGCTGATGCGGATAAAATCAAAAATGCTTCTCCCAGTAACTGAAACTGACAAAGATGACGAAGAACTTGTTGACCCACGAGATGAACTTGTCAAACGGCTTTTAGAGTATAAAAAGTTCAAAGCGGCATCAACAAAATTGCGAACCAGTTTAGACGCACAAAAAGATATTTTCTACCGTAAAGTCAAGCCGGAGTTCACTGAAGACGATTTTGGGCTTGAAGTAACCCTGTTTGATTTATTAGATGCATTCAGGAATGTACTTGAAAAAGCACAAACGGTCTCAAAAGAAATAATAAAAGAGGAATATACTATAGAAGAAAAAATCAGGGTCATACTTTCATTTTTGGAAGGTAAACGATTTGTTTCGTTTTATACAATTTTTTCAGAAACTGAGACGCGGCTATCAGTTATAGTAACATTTCTCGCATTGCTGGAGTTGATAAAAATCGGGCAGGTTTATGTGCGACAGAATCAGATGTTTTCTGAAATACGAATCTATAGAAGAACGCAGATGTCCGCAGATATGAACGCAGATGTCCGCAGATGA
- the scpB gene encoding SMC-Scp complex subunit ScpB produces MELKKIIEALLFVAQTPLQLETLIQITEKTANEIKHAIAELKTEYETNQSALQIIEIAEGWQLTTRKEFAGFIKKLYKEETTLKLSSSALETLAIIAYKQPITRAEIEAIRGVEVSAVLKTLIEKNLVRTCGRKDTVGTPFLYGTTQQFLIYFGLKSTDELPSLEEINE; encoded by the coding sequence ATGGAACTTAAAAAAATTATAGAAGCACTTTTGTTTGTAGCACAAACTCCACTACAATTAGAAACACTGATACAGATAACAGAAAAAACTGCGAATGAAATAAAACATGCAATTGCCGAATTAAAAACGGAATATGAAACAAACCAATCCGCACTACAAATTATTGAGATTGCTGAAGGCTGGCAACTAACAACAAGAAAAGAGTTTGCGGGTTTTATAAAAAAATTATACAAGGAAGAAACAACACTTAAACTTTCATCATCGGCACTGGAGACATTAGCAATTATTGCTTACAAGCAGCCAATAACCCGTGCAGAAATTGAAGCGATTCGTGGTGTAGAGGTAAGTGCGGTATTAAAAACACTGATAGAAAAAAATCTGGTAAGAACCTGCGGTAGAAAAGATACTGTTGGGACACCATTCCTATATGGAACAACCCAACAGTTTCTTATATATTTTGGGCTGAAATCAACCGACGAACTTCCGTCGCTGGAAGAGATAAATGAGTAA
- a CDS encoding type II toxin-antitoxin system VapC family toxin, producing MSNRELSMKEKIYLDASVPSAYFDSREKKRQRITQKWWKEILFKRYDVYISKIVERELEDTKDETKRTGLLNLVKGIKSFEVTLEGEKLARIYIENDIIPELYYEDAVHLAIATINDIRVLVSWNFMHLVNHETRRKVKAVNLLHGYREIEIESPLELGGGEYE from the coding sequence ATGAGTAATAGGGAACTGAGTATGAAAGAGAAAATATATTTGGATGCAAGTGTACCGAGTGCATATTTTGATAGTCGGGAAAAGAAGCGTCAAAGGATAACTCAGAAATGGTGGAAAGAAATATTATTTAAGAGATATGATGTATATATTTCAAAAATAGTTGAAAGAGAATTAGAAGACACGAAGGACGAGACAAAACGTACCGGACTATTGAATTTGGTAAAAGGGATAAAAAGTTTTGAGGTAACTCTTGAAGGAGAAAAGTTAGCGAGAATATATATAGAAAATGACATAATCCCGGAATTATACTATGAAGACGCTGTCCATTTAGCAATAGCAACCATAAATGATATAAGGGTTCTGGTAAGTTGGAATTTTATGCATCTGGTAAATCACGAGACAAGAAGAAAAGTAAAGGCAGTAAATTTGTTACATGGTTATCGTGAGATAGAAATAGAAAGTCCATTGGAATTAGGGGGAGGTGAGTATGAGTAA